In the genome of Mucisphaera calidilacus, one region contains:
- the hrpA gene encoding ATP-dependent RNA helicase HrpA produces MTDWQAFETRLERVLAVDRSRLRGLLGRCRKAERDGKPFDRNLVRLEEGLRAAQALYERRLSSRPAVSYPDDLPIAERRAEIAELIREHPTVVVCGETGSGKSTQLPKIAMEAGRGACGLIGHTQPRRIAARSVAARVAEELGTPLGKNVGYKIRFTDVTSPDATVKVMTDGVLLAELQGDPMLLAYDTLIIDEAHERSLNIDFLMAAIRRIQSKRSDLRLIITSATIDPQRFAEHFSHRGEPAPIVEVAGRTYPVDLRYRPVEPTESNPEGDPGRALLDAVDEVFHEGPGDVLVFVATERDVREVSKMLRGRYEKARSNRVEILPLYARLTGTEQNRVFRGHPGRRIVVATNVAESSITVPGIRYVVDTGLARVSRFSSRARVQRLPIEPVSRASADQRKGRCGRVGPGVCIRLYDEEDYAGRDAFTPPEMLRTNLAAVILRSMGLGLGALERLPLLEQPRPSRVNDGRKTLYELGAIDDHGTLTKIGRQLARMPVDPRVARMVLAAESENVLSEVLVIASALEVADPRERPAEQQGEADAAHERFSDERSDFMAYLELWDFYHDLKGKLSRNQLRKACAQNFLSATRMREWTEVHRQLREVAIECGLKPRARREDFDAIHRSLLTGLLSGIAYLKDEREYIGSGQQKLVIWPGSGLARRKPKWIMAAERVETSRRFARTVAQIDPGWIEPIAENLIKRSYREPLWDRAAGTVMAEEKVTLFGLPVVPKRRVRYGRVDPKTSRRLFIAHALVDGDVDLEDEAYAANRALIGEIESLEAKLRRRGLMAEREAIYDYYDRTLPAGVFDVVTLREWLKRERSRNANAMRMSRKDVLKEDAAWVTPEAFPDEIHFGKITLPLVYRLEPGDERDGVTVEVPREAVGQLDAHRVDWLVQGLLPEKLEGVIRNLPKEARRRLVPAPEVARKAAGMMRFGMGSLAESAARAFSEIAEVPVEAAWIDMVRVDDHLRMAIEVLDAERHSLMVSRDLGAVRRKIGLDLDSEILPDGDSPWPRVGITRWDFEDLPESVEVRRGGMTLRAFPVLRDEGQGVALRLVQDPDQANRETMRGLVRLIGLQVESGLRHRLRHDLRMEGLRLDYAPLGDARTLERAMMDRIVERAYLDEGVVIRHRGVYEAKLDRGWNRIEGVTSDVLSRVEAILSTWRAAQGAAERVRSRSRQVASDLAGQIGFLIYPGFLARTPWAWLAQFPRYLRAIELRVEKLERGEASRDRKQMAVFASRWNRYAKRAGEHRAAGISDPQLEHMRWMLEEWRVMLFAQELGTAVSVSERKLDEQWARVRG; encoded by the coding sequence TTGACAGACTGGCAGGCGTTCGAGACCCGGCTGGAGCGTGTTCTGGCCGTGGATCGCTCCCGGCTGCGCGGGCTGCTGGGGCGTTGTCGGAAGGCTGAGCGCGACGGCAAGCCGTTTGATCGAAATCTAGTACGGCTGGAAGAGGGGCTGCGTGCGGCGCAAGCGTTGTACGAGCGCCGGCTGTCGTCACGGCCCGCCGTGAGTTACCCGGATGACCTGCCCATCGCGGAACGTCGTGCGGAGATCGCAGAACTGATCCGGGAACACCCGACGGTGGTGGTGTGCGGCGAAACGGGTTCGGGCAAGTCGACGCAGCTGCCGAAGATCGCGATGGAGGCGGGGCGTGGTGCCTGCGGGCTGATCGGTCACACTCAGCCGAGGCGGATCGCGGCGCGTTCGGTGGCGGCGCGGGTGGCCGAGGAGTTGGGCACCCCGCTGGGCAAGAACGTTGGCTACAAGATCCGTTTCACGGACGTCACGTCGCCCGACGCGACGGTAAAGGTCATGACCGACGGTGTTCTGCTGGCGGAGTTGCAGGGCGACCCGATGCTGCTGGCCTATGACACGCTGATCATCGATGAGGCGCACGAGCGGTCGCTGAACATCGACTTTCTGATGGCGGCGATCCGTCGGATCCAGAGCAAGCGGAGCGACCTGCGTCTTATCATTACGTCGGCGACGATCGATCCGCAGCGGTTTGCGGAGCATTTCTCGCACCGGGGCGAGCCGGCGCCGATCGTGGAGGTGGCGGGCAGGACCTACCCGGTGGACCTGCGTTACCGCCCTGTCGAGCCGACCGAGTCGAATCCGGAGGGTGATCCGGGGCGAGCGCTGCTCGATGCCGTTGACGAGGTCTTTCACGAGGGGCCGGGTGACGTGCTCGTGTTCGTGGCGACCGAGCGCGACGTGCGTGAGGTCTCGAAAATGTTGCGCGGGCGTTACGAGAAGGCACGATCGAATCGAGTGGAGATCCTGCCGCTTTATGCGCGTCTGACCGGCACGGAACAGAACCGTGTGTTCCGTGGTCATCCGGGCCGTCGGATCGTGGTGGCGACGAACGTGGCGGAGTCGTCGATCACGGTGCCGGGGATCCGGTATGTCGTCGACACGGGCCTGGCGCGTGTGAGTCGTTTCTCATCGCGTGCACGGGTGCAGCGGCTGCCGATCGAGCCGGTGTCGCGGGCGTCTGCGGATCAGCGCAAGGGGCGGTGCGGTCGTGTGGGGCCGGGCGTCTGCATCCGGCTGTATGACGAGGAGGATTACGCGGGGCGTGACGCATTCACGCCGCCTGAGATGCTGCGGACGAACCTGGCGGCGGTGATCCTGCGGTCGATGGGGCTGGGGCTGGGTGCGCTCGAGCGGTTGCCTCTGCTGGAGCAGCCTCGGCCGTCACGCGTCAATGACGGGCGCAAGACGCTCTATGAGCTGGGGGCGATCGATGACCATGGCACCCTCACGAAGATCGGGCGTCAGCTGGCGCGGATGCCGGTTGATCCGCGTGTCGCGCGGATGGTGCTGGCGGCAGAGTCGGAAAACGTGCTGAGCGAGGTGCTGGTGATCGCGTCGGCACTGGAAGTGGCGGACCCGCGTGAACGACCTGCCGAGCAGCAGGGCGAGGCCGATGCGGCCCACGAGCGTTTCAGCGACGAACGCAGCGACTTCATGGCCTACTTGGAATTGTGGGACTTCTATCACGATCTCAAGGGGAAGCTGTCGCGGAATCAGCTGCGCAAGGCGTGTGCGCAGAACTTCCTGTCGGCGACACGGATGCGGGAGTGGACGGAAGTACACCGGCAACTGCGCGAGGTGGCGATCGAGTGCGGGCTGAAGCCGCGAGCGCGGCGTGAGGACTTCGACGCGATTCACCGTTCCCTGCTGACCGGGCTGCTCAGCGGTATCGCCTACCTCAAGGACGAGCGCGAGTACATCGGGTCGGGCCAGCAGAAACTGGTGATCTGGCCGGGCTCGGGTCTGGCGCGGCGCAAGCCCAAGTGGATCATGGCGGCGGAGCGTGTGGAGACGAGTCGGCGGTTCGCGCGGACGGTGGCGCAGATCGACCCGGGGTGGATCGAGCCGATCGCGGAGAACCTCATCAAGCGGAGCTACCGTGAGCCGCTCTGGGATCGTGCGGCGGGGACGGTGATGGCAGAGGAGAAGGTCACGCTGTTTGGGTTGCCGGTCGTGCCCAAGCGTCGGGTGCGTTACGGGCGTGTCGATCCAAAGACGAGTCGGCGTCTGTTCATCGCGCACGCGCTGGTGGACGGCGATGTCGATCTCGAGGACGAGGCGTACGCAGCGAACCGGGCTCTGATCGGCGAGATCGAGTCGCTGGAGGCAAAGCTGCGCCGCCGGGGCCTGATGGCGGAGCGAGAGGCGATCTACGACTACTACGACCGCACCCTGCCGGCGGGCGTGTTCGACGTGGTGACGCTGAGGGAATGGCTCAAGCGCGAGCGCTCGCGGAACGCGAACGCGATGCGGATGAGCCGGAAAGACGTGCTCAAGGAGGACGCGGCGTGGGTGACGCCCGAGGCGTTCCCGGACGAGATCCATTTCGGGAAGATCACGCTGCCGCTGGTGTATCGACTCGAACCGGGGGATGAACGCGACGGCGTGACGGTCGAGGTGCCGCGTGAGGCGGTGGGGCAGCTCGATGCGCACCGTGTGGACTGGCTCGTGCAAGGGCTGCTGCCTGAGAAACTGGAGGGCGTGATCCGCAACCTGCCCAAGGAGGCCAGGCGTCGGCTGGTGCCGGCGCCGGAGGTCGCACGCAAGGCGGCGGGGATGATGCGGTTTGGAATGGGCAGCCTTGCGGAGTCGGCGGCGCGGGCGTTCTCGGAGATCGCCGAGGTGCCGGTCGAGGCGGCGTGGATCGACATGGTGCGCGTGGATGACCACCTGCGGATGGCGATCGAGGTGCTGGACGCGGAGCGGCATTCGCTGATGGTCTCGCGTGACCTCGGCGCGGTGCGTCGGAAGATCGGACTGGATCTCGACTCGGAGATCCTGCCGGATGGCGATTCGCCTTGGCCGCGGGTGGGCATCACGCGTTGGGATTTCGAGGACCTGCCGGAGTCGGTGGAGGTGCGTCGCGGGGGGATGACCCTTCGTGCCTTCCCGGTCCTGCGTGACGAGGGACAGGGCGTGGCCCTTCGGCTGGTGCAGGACCCGGATCAGGCGAACCGAGAGACGATGCGCGGGCTGGTGCGGCTGATCGGGTTGCAGGTCGAGAGCGGGCTGCGGCATCGGCTGCGGCACGACCTGCGGATGGAGGGCCTGCGCCTGGATTACGCCCCGCTGGGGGATGCGCGGACACTTGAGCGAGCGATGATGGATCGGATCGTGGAACGGGCGTATCTCGACGAGGGCGTGGTGATACGGCACCGCGGGGTTTATGAGGCGAAGCTCGATCGTGGCTGGAACCGGATCGAGGGGGTGACGAGTGACGTGCTGTCACGGGTGGAGGCGATCCTGTCGACGTGGCGAGCGGCGCAGGGGGCGGCGGAGCGCGTGCGTTCACGGTCTCGGCAGGTGGCGTCAGACCTTGCGGGACAGATCGGGTTCCTGATCTATCCCGGGTTTTTGGCGCGGACGCCTTGGGCGTGGCTGGCGCAGTTCCCGCGTTACCTGCGGGCGATCGAGCTGCGCGTTGAGAAGCTCGAACGCGGCGAGGCCTCTCGCGACCGGAAGCAGATGGCGGTCTTTGCGTCGCGGTGGAACCGGTATGCCAAGCGTGCCGGGGAGCATCGTGCGGCGGGGATTTCCGACCCGCAGTTGGAGCACATGCGCTGGATGCTCGAGGAGTGGCGGGTGATGCTGTTCGCGCAGGAATTGGGGACGGCGGTGAGTGTGTCGG